The following proteins are co-located in the Palaemon carinicauda isolate YSFRI2023 chromosome 3, ASM3689809v2, whole genome shotgun sequence genome:
- the LOC137637917 gene encoding dynein axonemal assembly factor 6-like, with the protein MTSSYPSEVDIRALAEILSNPDEDYDEDEEDFKTSKTDRNHKGPTPGAIGRKSHNVRPSKSHHARDSVDSKRTKDVLGDIWEPEEIRPEHCEEQFDPRTKPEYEVTYRQRLSANNVYLPMSNMATNGRGEEDLVVRVTLPGDLLTEVTLEVTSSTLNLASPNHLLHLPLPRSVDQSKGVATWDPSTCTLMVTLPELDQPLLAAARHQEE; encoded by the exons ATGACCAGTTCCTACCCGTCTGAAGTTGACATCCGAGCGCTAGCTGAAATCTTGTCGAACCCCGATGAAGATTATGACGAGGACGAAGAGGACTTCAAGACATCGAAGACTGATAGGAATCATAAAG GACCAACACCCGGCGCAATTGGGAGAAAGTCGCACAACGTTAGACCCAGTAAGAGCCACCATGCCAGAGATTCAGTGGACAGCAAGAGGACAAAGGATGTTCTAG GTGACATCTGGGAGCCGGAAGAAATAAGGCCCGAACACTGCGAGGAACAGTTTGATCCACGGACGAAGCCGGAATACGAGGTCACCTACAGACAACGGTTGTCTGCGAACAACGTCTATTTGCCG ATGAGTAACATGGCAACCAACGGCCGCGGAGAAGAGGACCTAGTGGTACGGGTGACCCTGCCAGGAGACCTGTTGACTGAAGTGACACTCGAGGTGACATCTTCCACGTTGAATCTGGCATCCCCGAATCACCTCCTTCATCTGCCCCTGCCGCGTTCAGTCGATCAGAGCAAAGGCGTCGCTACGTGGGATCCCTCCACTTGCACGCTCATGGTGACACTTCCTGAACTAGACCAGCCATTGTTGGCAGCTGCAAGGCACCAAGAGGAATGA